The genomic interval AACCTATACGTAACTTCTTAATAGCATCATGCAGATGTATAACTCCTGAGCGGGGTGCGGTGATGCCTTTTCAGGACGTACAGCAGCAGGGATGCTGCTGTGAGCGTACAGGGACGTATTCACAGCGTGTCCTGAAAAGGCATTACCGCTCCCCCTAGGACACGGGCTTATTGAGAAGTTACACCTATACCAAGGAACCTTCTGATAGCCATAATATTTTTGCTGGTTATTAGGGGGGTGAGTCACCTCTTACCACCCCCAGCAGGCACACCCAGCGCTGCTCCCAAGTGTGTCGACTCAACGCTTTTACCCTGCCGGCTCGACCGATAGCCACAGCCTCCCCAGGATGCTCCACATAATAGTGGGCGATCTCCTGCAATTCCTTCTTGTTGCGGTAGAAGAGAATCTCCTCACCGGGAACAAAGTAGTGCGCCAACTCATCACTGTAAGTGGTGAGGTAGGCACAGCCGGTCATCGGCACCTCAAAATCCCGCCCTTTCATCCCCACCTGTTGGGTATTGCCGATAAAACCGAAGCCGATGGTCAGTAGTGAGCGACTGTAGAGAGCCAACATCTCATCCAGGCTCAAGGGCCCACCGGGCCAGTTCACACCTCGCTTCTCCACCGCAACACCTGCTGCCTCAAGCGATGCGATCCACTCTCCCCGCTCACCATATTTCTGGCCGATAAAGCTTACCGGTACACTGCGTACTATTTCAGGCTCAAGAGAAGCAAAGACAGTGGCATTGCCACCGCTGGGTAGAAACAGAGGGTTCGCGCCTATGGCAACATATTTGCCGACATTACTGCTGCTCTGAGCCGAGACACAGAGATCGAAGATGGGGGCAATCTCCGCACTGCCGGTATAGACCCCATGTTTTTTTGAATTCCAGAACTTGCGGCTGTCATCAAAATCATAATTGACCGTAACGATACCAAGCCTGCCGATTCTATCGATCACCTGCTGCGATACCCAGCGACCAGAGAGATAGGAGAAGAAGATATCCAGCGGAGTGCGTCGATGGGCCTCCTCAACCTGCCGAAACAGCACCTCTCCAAATGCATCTCGACCACCAGAAAACCAGTCCGTAGCATTCTGATCAAACTGCTCACCCCAATCGTAGTGAACCACATCAGCGATACCACGCCAGGAATCCACCAAGCCTGCCTGCTCCCAATTGCTATTCTTTACCGCAGCAAAGACCCGAGGCCTCTCCGGCAGCGCTCCTACTTCGCCTCGCTGCCGCCGCTCGGCCAAGTGCTGCTCAATACGAGCCACCTGCTCGTCTTCAGAGAGCTGGTTCTGAGCAATCTCTTGATCGGAAATGGGCTGGCGTATCTTGGCGAAGTATTTTTTATAGAGACTCATAATTAAAAAAATTTAATATGGCTAAACAGAACAAGTCTGAAGCCAATGCCAATAATAAAAATAGCATTTGTAGAAGCCTCGCCCCGGGACGATAGAATATTGCAGGTACCATGCAACTTTCATCGCGGCGAGGGCACCGCTCCTACCAGCCAGTGCGCACCCTAGGCTGAATAGTTACTTCCGATCAAGTACTACTTCTCAACTCTCTTTTGCAA from Candidatus Sedimenticola sp. (ex Thyasira tokunagai) carries:
- a CDS encoding glycosyltransferase; the protein is MSLYKKYFAKIRQPISDQEIAQNQLSEDEQVARIEQHLAERRQRGEVGALPERPRVFAAVKNSNWEQAGLVDSWRGIADVVHYDWGEQFDQNATDWFSGGRDAFGEVLFRQVEEAHRRTPLDIFFSYLSGRWVSQQVIDRIGRLGIVTVNYDFDDSRKFWNSKKHGVYTGSAEIAPIFDLCVSAQSSSNVGKYVAIGANPLFLPSGGNATVFASLEPEIVRSVPVSFIGQKYGERGEWIASLEAAGVAVEKRGVNWPGGPLSLDEMLALYSRSLLTIGFGFIGNTQQVGMKGRDFEVPMTGCAYLTTYSDELAHYFVPGEEILFYRNKKELQEIAHYYVEHPGEAVAIGRAGRVKALSRHTWEQRWVCLLGVVRGDSPP